The genomic window TATTTAATCTATCTGTAGGATTTAAATTGTTTTAGGCACACCTAAACTTATTACTTTAAATTAATAAGTTTGAGTATTTGAAAAACAAAAGAGGTTGCATCATTAATAAAAATGATGCAACCTCTTTTTGTGTTTAACAGTGCTTTGTTTTTATTCGATTAATTTATAAATGAAATCACCTTTTATTATAAGCTAAATTTTTTAAAAACTAAAAATGTGTAACTTGAATCCGTAATATATATATCATATGAAATATAACCGACGCGATTTTATAGGCGGTAGTATGGCACTCACATCAGCTTTATTTTTAAAACCAATGCAAACATATAGTACGCCTTCTTCCGGATCTGAAAAATGGACAAATGGTTTCGCCCTAAAAATCATGGCGCCCTATTGGGGTTTTAATGGCTCGGTAACCGATTTTTGCAAAAAGGCAAAAGATTCAGGCTATGATGGAATAGAAATCCTTTGGTCGCCAGAAATTGCAGAAGAGTTATTTAAAGCGTTAAAAAAATATCAATTAGAAGTTGGTTTTCTTTGCCGCGGAGATGAAGCCCTTCCGGTACCACACTTTGCAACTTTTAAAAAAGTACTTAAAGAAGCTATTGAACATCGATATCAAAAACCTTTGTATATAAATGTTCACTCCGGAAAGGATTTTTTTCAATACGAAGACAACAAAAAATTCATTGATTTTACTGTTCAGTATGCTAAAGAAACAGGAGTACCAATTTATCATGAAACCCATCGGTCGCGCATGCTTTATTCAGCTCCGGCCTCATTACAATATTTAGAGGAAAACCCTGATTTAAGACTAACGCTCGATATTTCTCATTGGTGCAATGTGAGCGAAAGTTTACTCGAAGATCAACCAGAAACTGTTGCACTTGCTATTTCACGTACCGATCATGTTCACTCCAGGGTAGGCCATGCAGAAGGACCGCAAGTAAGCGATCCAAGAGCTCCGGAATGGAAGCAAGCAGTTGAAGCTCATTTTGCCTGGTGGGACAAAGTTGTTACCATAAAAAAGCAACAAGGCAAAATCCTGACCATGTTAACTGAATTTGGCCCGCCCAGTTATATGCCAACCATTCCATTTACCAACCTTCCAGTTGCCGATCAATGGGAAATAAATGTATATATGATGCAGGTTTGGAGAAAAAGATATTTGTAGCTTATCCAAAAAAAGAAGTTCCGCTTAAGCTACAATATTAATTGCCTTAATTTAAAGTTAGTTAGTGCATATTGTATTGATAATAACCTTTTACTGTTTGTTTAGTTTTATTAAACATATGTTTAGTAATTGTGTATCTTTATGGCAATAAATTATTGAGGTTTTATGAGAACAGTTTTTTTTAAAATGATGGTATTATCTATACTATCATTATCAGCAATGGCCCAGCGGAAAGTTCCGCACGTATTAATTATTGGCCTTGATGGCTTTAGTGCCGAAGGGTTTAAAACAGCAAAGCACCCAAACCTGGATAAACTATTTGCTGATGGTGTACTCTCGTTAACCACAAGGCCTGTAATGCCATCGGTTACCTTACCAAATTGGACAAGCCATATGACGGGGTCAGGTCCGGAGGAGCATGGGGTTACAGCCAACGATTGGACATTGCAGAAACACACTTTACAACCAATAGAAACAGATGCAGACGGCCATTACCCATCTATATTTAAAGTATTAAAAGAGGGGGTTCATCCAGTTAAAACGGCTTATTACTACAATTGGAAAGAACTGATTAACCCGATTAATCAGAAATACCTGGATGAAGTATCTTTTGAAGAAAAAGATGAGTATAATGAGAACTACCAGAAAGCTTTCGATTTTATGGTAAAAAACAAACAGAACCCTACACTTACCTTTTTGTACAGCGTACACACTGACCATGCAGGACATGGTTTTGGTTGGATGACCCCGCAATATATTACCGCTATTGAGGAGGCTGATGTTGCCATTGGTGCTTTACTTGAAAAATTAAAGACTGCCGGCATTTATAAAGACACTCATTTCTTATTGATTACAGATCATGGAGGCATAAATAAAGGGCATGGAGGTGTATCCATGGCCGAAATGCAGGTGCCTTGGGCAATTACTGGCCCGCAGATTAAAAAGGGTGGATTAATTACATCTTTTAATAGCAACAAAAACACGAGTTTAGTATTGGCGAAAATTTTCGGACTCAATAAATTGCCAGACGCCTGGACAGGAACATTACCAGAAAATGTATTTAAATAGTTTTTCTTTAACCAACTAAGGCATTACCAGGGTTTATGTTGTAATGTTTTATAATTTAAATTTGATTGTTGATTTATGGGTGTGCCCGAAGCTGCGCAAGGGGCGGGCTATTCGTTGCATTCCTAGCTACGCTGCGGGCTTTACGCTACTATCCCTCACGCTTAAAAGCATGATGTTATGGCTATGTTGCCTAAAAATGATTACTATTAAAAGTTTATTTTCTTTTTTTAATCAATATTGAAGGTTTTGAGCTGAAATCTAAGGGGTAAAGGCTTATCGAATTCTATTTTTAGCCTATATTAGATTCGAATAATAAAATGATATTGAAAAATGTCCAATAAAGCAATGCAAATATGATTTAAACTAGGTTCGGTATATGATTACTTATAAATAATTTCAACATGGAACAATCGTATGCTATCGGAATTGATGTGGGTGGATCTTCACTCAAATGTGGAGTAGTAAACCAAAATGGCGAAATTTTATATTCCATTATTGTATCGCTAAAAAATGCGAAAACACAAGGTGCAATTATTGCGCTCATTGTAGAAGCGATCAATACCTGTGCTAAAAAAATTAAAAACCCTATTCTGGGCGTGGGCATTGGTTTTCCGGGGATTATTTACAACAACAAGATTATTGCCGGTGCTGATAATTTACCCGGCTTTAAACAATTGGCTTTAGGTGAAATCCTGCAAGAAGTAACACGTTATAATATTGTAATGGATAATGATGCCAATTTAATGGGACTTGGAGAAATGACTTATGGGGCGGCCAAAGATTGTAGTGATGTGGTTTTCCTTACTGTAGGTACGGGAATAGGTGGTGCTGTGATGATTGATAACAAGCTTTATGGCGGATTTAGAAATAGAGGTACAGAGTTAGGGCATATTGTGGTACAACATCGTGGAGTTGCCTGTGCCTGCGGAGGTCGTGGTTGTTTAGAAGCTTATGCGTCAGTATCTGCCCTGCTTAACCATTATCAATCTATCCACCCCAATTCACCAGAAGAGATTGATGGTAAATATATGGTGGAAAAATACCTGGCTAGAGAAGAATACGCCGTTGAAGCTATGGAATCGCATTTCGATTACCTGGCTACGGGCATTATTAGTTTTATAAATGTATTTAGTCCGCAAAAAATTGTAATTGGTGGAGGCATAAGCGAATCTGGTGCCTTCTATGTTCGTGAGATCGAAAGAAGGATAAAAACATTAGCGGTACCTATTGCGCCTGGTAATGAATTGGTAGTTGCGGCCAAGCTGGGCAACAAGGCTGGTTTGTTAGGCTGTGCAGCAAATGTTTTTCAAAAATTTAAGGCATTTGATTATGCAACGAAATAATTTTTCAGAAAGATAATAGTACTAATTTGAATCTGAATCCTTTTCATCTGATCAGTAGGAAACGAAAAGTATTGAATTTAAACAGAAAGGATATTCTAAATAATTAGAAAATCCTTTCTGTAGAATAATGTAGGATACCGCTTACAGGAAAATATAAATCGATTAAAATTTTTAAGCATTCACCTTATTTGTTTTCATTTCGTTTCAAAATAACCCTACAAAAGGTCAAAATAACACGTTCAAGGCATGTTTAGCCAAATTTGATAATATTACAAATTTGAAACTCTTTTATATCCCTAATGCTAAATTCGTTACTTAAAAATGAATGGCAACCTATAATTTCCTAACTAACAAGCTTACAGACTAAGCAAACCTGAAAAGGTTTAAAACATTTAACCAAATAATACAGGTTGTATACAGTTAATAAACGCATGAGCTTATGTTTTTAAACAATTTATATCGCCTGTACCTTTAAAACCACGCTGGTTCTGTAAGCATTGGCTTCTGGATTAAAGCCTACTTTCATTAAAAAGTCGCCAGAGTAAACTTTAGTACTGTCAATTGGCGATTTAGTACCAGGGTACAGATTAATTTCATCTATTTTATACTTTTTGGAAGGGTCTAACCCTTTTAGTTTAATCGGTAATATTACACCATTGGTGAAAAGGGTGGCCACGTGATAATTAAAAACAATAGCATGGTCTTTTGCATCGTTTACGTAGGCAATTGAAGCTATTTTGTTTTCGTAAGGATCCTGCAAACGGTATTGCTGGCCATGCCAAATGATATCCTTAAAGCTATTATAGGTTTTAACGGCATTCTGACTAAAAAGTAAATCATTTTTACTTAACTCATTTACACGAACGTCGTAACCGAGTTTTCCCATCATGGCCACATCTGTTTTAAATTTAATAGGCTGTTTGCCCATATCGGTAATGTGGTTGTCTACAGCAATAGAAGGGAAATAATACGAATATTCCCATTGAATAAAGATGCGGTCGTATGGATTTGTATTATCGCTGGGCCAAAATTCGGTGAAATGCTGTAATGCAGCATAATCTACCCTTGAACCGCCTCCAGCACACAGCATCATTGGTGTTTTAGGATATTTTTTTCTAATCCGCTCTAATACGCTATTCAGTCCCCTGATATATTCAAGATAAAAATGATCCTGGTTTTTTAAAGTAGGAGAGTTGGCGTTGTATATTAGGGAGTTACAATCCCACTTAATGAAGGCAACTTCTGGCACTTCCTTAAAAATATCATCTACGGTTTTGAAAATAAAATCCTGAACCTTAGGGTTGGTTAAATCCAACACCAACTGGTTGCGCATGTAATATTCTTTTCTTTCAGGCTGTCTGATAATCCAATCGGGATGGTTTTCGTATAACTCACTTTTAGGGTTAACCATTTCGGGTTCTATCCAGATACCAAATTTTACACCGCTTGCTGTGGCTTCTTTACCTAATGAGCTGATTCCATTTTTTAGCTTTTGCTTGTTATACTGCCAATCTCCCAGGCCAGAAGTAGATCCATTGCGGGGGTATTTATTTCCAAACCACCCATCGTCCAATAAAAAAACATCAACCCCTAACTTTTTGGTATCCTTTGTTAATTCGTTTAGTTTCTCATCATTAAAATCGAAATAAGTGGTTTCCCAATTGTTTAAGATGGTAGATCTTTCGCCTTTTCCATCTAAAATTTGATAGTTTCTGGCCCAATCATGTAAATTTCTACTGGCTAAACCTTTTCCTGCCGATGAATAGGTATAAATAAACCGGGGTGTAATGAAGTTTTCGCCAGCCTTTAAAGTATAGTTCGACGAAAAATTATTAATGCCGGCAGTTACGCGGAGGTAATATTCATCAAAAGTTTCAAAATCCAGCTTAAAGTTTCCTGTCCATGCTAACGATCCGGCAATTACTTCGCCCATATCCTCAGTTGCAGGCTGATCTATTGAAACCATAAAAGAAGAAGAATGAAGCAGGTTTGTTCTGGTTCCTAATTTCGAATCGATGGTTTTTATGCCATGCAGCAATTGCTGCTCTTCCGATCGCATTTCGCGTGTAGCACCACTATATTGGTTTTTAAGGAAGAATTTTTTTCCACTCAGGGTAAGATTTGCTGAAGCATATTTGTTGAGCACTACAGTGCCTTTTTCTTTATGTTCAATTTCGGCCCATTGCTCAATTACGTTTTCATTGAAATAGGCCAGGTATTTTAAGGTTACCTGAAAATTGTATTTTAAATCTTTAAGAATAATACTCGTTAATTTTCTATTCTGATCCAGCTGTTCGGTTTTTACATCCGAAAATGTTAAAACGGTAGATTTGTTTCCATCAGCATGGGTTACGGTTAATGCCGGTTCTAACAAATTAAGCGAGCCAGAAGCAATATAAGCTTCACGTTTGTTTAAAAGGTCATCAGAGCCGGGTTTGTATTTATCCAATGCTTGTATGCCTGGGTATTCGCTCGCATTGTCTAATTTTTTGCCCAGGTATGTAGATAATAAAGTATTATCACGATCTGTTTCCAAGATCAGTACATTGTTTTTTGTTGCAATTTCTATGGTTTTCTGCGCAAAGCTATTTAAGCCGATTGCCATTGAGAGTAAAAAAAAAGTAGTATTTCTTTTCATTATTGATTCGGGAAAAGTTTGGGTCGTGTATAGTGTTTTGTATCTTATATTTGGTTTGTAAAATTCGATGGCAGTTTTTAGAATAGGAAAATTAACTCGTAAGCGCTAAATGTATTAACATTTATAAACACCATAATTGCTATCATTCAAATTTGGTTATTAAGTCAGCTCAAAATACTGTTGTTATCAATCATCAGCTAAGAAGTGCAAATTAGAATTTTCTGGAGCTAATGAATGTGCTATTTATATCAGATTGTTATCTTTTTTTAACAAGAAACAACCTAGTCGCAGGAGATTATAGGGCTAAACTCAATCATTTCTAAATCTAATTGTAAAATAAACAAGGCATTATTATTGTTAAGGGGAGATCAGCGTTGTTTTTAAAAAATTAGCGTAATTTTATAATCATAAAAAATATTACAGTTTTCATCTTTAAACATTTTCAAGAAATGCATTTCCGTCGTTATAATAAATTATCGCAACCCTTAATACGCTCATGAACTATAAAAAATTGCAGGAAGATGTAGAAAAGCACGTTGGCGATTACTTCCATACCCATAACGATCCTCGCCTGGTTTATCATAACCTCGAACATACGCAAGAAGTGGTAAATGCTGCACAGCAAATCGCCAATCATTACCAGTTAAATGAGCAGGATTTTTTCGCTGTAACCGTTGCAGCCTATTTTCACGATACGGGATATTTCGAAGATGCACTTAACCACGAAGCAAAAGGAGCAGAACTGGCTGATCATTTTTTAGCAAAACATCAGGTCGATCAGGAAATCCGTGACCATGTTAAAAGCGCAATATTGGCCACTAAAATTCCTCAGAACCCTAAAAATGAAATCGATAAAATCATTTGCGATGCAGATCTGTTCCATTTAGGTTTGCCTGATTTCCGTGCAAAGGGCAAATTAATGCATAAGGAAAATGAACTGATCTATAAAAAAGATATCAGTAAGCTTGATTGGCGTAAAAAAGATATCCAGTTTATGGAATCGCATCATTACCACACGGATTATGCCAATCTACTGCTGAGCGATCAGAAACAAAAGAATATCAGCAAACTGAAAAGTAAATTAACATCGCAGGAAGAAATTAGTACCGAATTGGCAGAACCTGTAAATTTTGCCCCCGTCATTGTGAAAGAGAAAGATAAAAAGAGAAAAGATAAAGACGATCGGCCAGATAAGGGTATCGAAACCATGTTTAGGATTACTTCAGCCAATAACCAACGCTTAAGCGATATGGCCGATAACAAGGCTCATATCCTGATTACCGTAAATTCGATCATGCTTTCTTTAATCGTGAGTTTGTTGTTAAGGCGATTGGAAGACCATGGCAACCTGATTATCCCCACATTTATTTTGTTAATAGTGAGTTTAACCTGTGTGGTGGTTTCTATTTTATCAACCCGTCCATCTATCCCCAAGGGAGAGTTTACGCAGGAAGATATGGATAATAAAAAAGTAAACTTATTGTTTTTTGGTAACTTTTATAAAATGAGTCTCCCCAGTTATACCGATGGTATGATTAAAGTGATGAACGATAAAGATTTTTTATATGGTACCTTAATCACCGATGTATACTCGCAAGGTGTAGTTTTGGGCAGAAAGTATAAACTGATCCGCCTGGCTTACAATATTTTCATGTTTGGTTTAATTGCAGCAGTATTTGCATTTGTAATTGCTTACGCAGCTTATGGTAAACTTTAATGGAACAGATAGTAGAAACCTCTTTTTTTAATAGAGATTTAAGCTGGTTAAAGTTTAACGAGCGTATTTTAATGGAAGCCGAGCGAAGTACCGTTCCACTTTTAGAACGCATTAAGTTTTTGTCGATATTCTCTTCCAACCTCGACGAGTTTTATCGCGTAAGGATGCCCGTGTTACTCGCTTTAGAGAAATTGAGCAATAAGGAAGATAACGATATCCGGATTGACGATAACTTGCTCAATACGGCCAATCAGCTTATTTCAGAACAACAGCAGCGTTATGGTAAAGTACTTAAATCAGACCTTATTCCCTTGCTTAAAGAGAATAAGATAAACTTAATTTATGGACAGTCATTCCCTGCAGAAATTCAGAAAAATATAACCCGATATTTTTTGAGTCAGGTAATGGCCTTTTTGCAGCCTGTTTACATTAATGCTGATACTAATTTCTTTCCCTCAAATAATGAACTCTACTTTCTGATTACGCTAAAAAAGAAAGAAGATGCCGAAGTTGTTATTTTAAATATTCCATCCAACCAGTTACCTCGTTTTTATAAGGTAGAATCGGGTGATGAAACCTTTATTGTTTTCTTGGATGATATTGTTCGTTTTCATTTAGATCGTATTTTTCCTGAAGGAGAAATTACAGGTTGTTATAGTTTCAAGATTACAAGAGATGCCGAAATTGACCTGAAAGACGAATATTCGGGCAGTTTATCCGAACAATTAGAGAAGCAGTTGCTCAAACGCGATTCGGGTTTGGCTACACGCTTTCTTCACCAGCCAGGCATACCAGCCAACGTTTTCGAATTGCTCAAAAAGCTTTTCAACCTTAAAAAAGCCAATAGGATGGAGGGCGGACAATACCATAACCTGAAAGATTTTATGGGTTTTCCTGTTAATTCGCCAAAATTATCCAACCAAAACTGGCCAAAAATCTGCAATACCGACCTCATAGATGGATCGTTAACCGAGGCCATTTATAAAAACGATATTATAGTGCATACGCCTTACCAGAGTTATGATAGTGTATTGCGCTTTTTTAACGAAGCGGCTATTGATGAAGATGTACGGGAAATCTATGTTACGCTTTATCGCGTAGCCAGCGATTCGAAAATTGTAAATGCCCTGATCAGTGCTGCCAAAAATGGAAAAAAAGTAACCGTTTTGGTAGAGCTTAAAGCCCGTTTTGATGAGGCCAACAACATCAAATGGGCCAAGAAAATGAAGGAGGTTGGCGTTGATATTATTTATAGTGTAACCGCTTTAAAAGTTCATGCCAAAGTAGCCTTGGTAAAACGCCAGACAGGTGACCGCATGCGTTATTCTGGTTTGTTTTCTACCGGAAACTTTAACGAAAGTACAGCAGCTTTTTATACTGATCATATTTTAATGACGGCTAATAAAGAAATGCTGCGCGAAGTAGAGCTGCTTTTTATCTTTCTGGCCAAAAGGGTCAAACCTACTTCTGCCGATCTGATTAAATTTAATCATTTATTGGTAGCACAGTTTAATTTACAACAAGTTTTTCTTGATTTGATAGATCGAGAAATTGAACATGCCAAACAAGGCATGCCATCGGGTATTACCATTAAAATGAATAATCTCGAAGAAAAAGTATTGATCAATAAACTTTACGAGGCTTCGCAGGCAGGGGTAAAGATCGAACTGATTGTGAGGAGCATTTGTCGCTTAATTCCAGGTGTACCGGGAATGAGCGAAAATATTAAGGTTACCCGTATTGTAGATCGTTATTTAGAGCACGGACGTATTTTTATTTTTCATAATTTAGGTAAAAACGATGTATACCTTGGCTCTGCCGATTGGATGAACCGGAATATCTATAGAAGAATTGAAGTTTGCTTTCCGATTTATAATGAGCAGATTAAACAGGAAATGATAAATATTATCGAAATCCAAAAACAAGATAACGTGCAGGCGGTTTGTATAGATGAAAACATGAACAATATTCCTGTTAAAAGTAGCGGGGCTCCTGTCGAGTCTCAACACGATATTTATCAATTACTAAAAAATAAATAGCACTGTGGTCTGTGTCCTCACCGTACGATCGTCATTTCGACTGGAGTGCAACGGAATGGAGAAATCTATAGAAAATGATCTTTGATAGATCTCTCCTCCAAATGAGTTCCTTCGGAACGCTACGGTCGAGATGACGGTTATGCTGTTGAGATAACGATTTATAAATAAACAAACATTAAATTTTACCCTTATGAAATACAATAAAACTTTCCTCGCCTCTAGCTTACTAATTTCAGTTGCCTTTTTGGGCATATCGTGCGTAAATGGTAATCGCGATGATAAAAAGAACGATTCAACAGAAACTGTTTCCAATAGCGGAGCAGAAAAATCAAACCTTCCTTACGATTTATCAAAGCCGGTAAAATACAATATGCCGCATAATCTTTTCGAAATTTCTGGAATTGTGTTTCATAACGGCGATCCTAAAGAAGTATTTGCGATACAGGATGAAGACGGCGATTTGTTTCATTTGGGGCTAACCGATAAAGAATCGAAATTCACCAAATTTGGTGGCAAAGGCGATTATGAAGATCTGGCTATCTTAAATAACACCGTAATTGTGTTAAAAAGTAATGGCGAACTGCATAGCTTTCCCATTAGCGAGATCAATAAACCAGAAGTCGCAGATGTGGTTAAAACTAAAGACCTGGTTCCCAAAGCCGAATACGAAGGCTTGGCTGCTGACGAAAAAACAGGTACGGTATATGTTTTAACTAAAGAAATTAAGAAAAATAAAAGCGACCAGACGGATATTTATGCCTTTAAATATGCTGATGGTAAATTTACCGCAAGTGGAACTTTTGCTTTGTCTTATAAAGAAATAGCTGACTTATCTGGCGAAACCAAAATTAAGTTCCGCCCTTCTGCTTTGGCTAAAAACCCATCAACTAACGAGTGGTATGTGCTTTCATCAGTAAATAAACTATTGGTCGTTACCGATGCAAACTTTAAAATTAAAGCAACTTATCCGCTAAAAGGAGATTTCTTCAATCAACCAGAAGGTATTGCATTTGATCGCGATCAGAATCTTTACATCTCTAATGAAGGTGGGACTTTATCGGCAGGAAACATTTTAATGTTTAAATTGAAAAAATAGGTTTTGGTAGTGGTGTCCTAATGCGATCGTCCTTCAATAAATTAATCGTCATCTCGACTGAAGCATAGCGAAATGGAGATATCTATGATAAATTTCTCAACTGTGTTGCACTCCGTTCGAAATGACGACTTATTATGATAAAAACTTAATATCCTTAACTTCTTAATGGTGAGAAGCCGAACTTCTTAAGTATTAGTTTACCATTAAGGAGTTAAGGATGTAACGCTTAACGATAAGAGATTCTTAACTGGATAACACCCAAGAAACAAAATAAATTTTAAAATAACTACCTTTATACAAACGCTGGAATATGATTAAAAGATTTACCCTTTTTACCATCTTATTTTTAATCAACCTCATTGCATTTGCGCAAGATGATGTAAAATATCGTGTAATTCTTTTTGGCGATGCAGGTGAGATGAACCCTGCGCAAATGCAGGATTTAAAAAATGCTGCAAAACAGATTCTTCCCCAAAAAACAACG from Flavobacterium sp. W4I14 includes these protein-coding regions:
- a CDS encoding uncharacterized protein YjiK (product_source=COG3204; cleavage_site_network=SignalP-noTM; cog=COG3204; pfam=PF06977; superfamily=50956), whose translation is MKYNKTFLASSLLISVAFLGISCVNGNRDDKKNDSTETVSNSGAEKSNLPYDLSKPVKYNMPHNLFEISGIVFHNGDPKEVFAIQDEDGDLFHLGLTDKESKFTKFGGKGDYEDLAILNNTVIVLKSNGELHSFPISEINKPEVADVVKTKDLVPKAEYEGLAADEKTGTVYVLTKEIKKNKSDQTDIYAFKYADGKFTASGTFALSYKEIADLSGETKIKFRPSALAKNPSTNEWYVLSSVNKLLVVTDANFKIKATYPLKGDFFNQPEGIAFDRDQNLYISNEGGTLSAGNILMFKLKK